A genome region from Corynebacterium uberis includes the following:
- a CDS encoding sulfurtransferase, translating into MAAIIDVDTLVALRRRAVVVCVSSAGNPPEQGIPGSVWADVEADFSAPQAGLPHTVPEDPRSLFLRLGVTSKKPLVLYSAHDPGPAARVWWLARVAGFPNAAVLDGGVQAWQESGREVAPIERAECGAGTGASISGEDTPVEWERLADAPAVREALTSYNSFVVDVRSAQRFQGTGSEPLTGVRAGHVPGSFNLPVSRLLRVTEAGGWRLRDVDELRDIFEPIIGPAGAVTFLSGTALDACVGALAANVAGYGDVQVYEGSWAEWGWAHNDPQDFPVATGPSGEPR; encoded by the coding sequence ATGGCAGCGATCATCGATGTGGACACGCTTGTCGCACTGCGCCGCAGGGCGGTTGTTGTGTGCGTCAGCTCGGCAGGCAATCCGCCCGAGCAGGGTATCCCCGGGTCCGTGTGGGCGGATGTGGAGGCGGATTTTTCTGCTCCGCAGGCGGGCCTGCCGCACACGGTGCCGGAGGATCCGCGGTCCCTGTTCCTCCGCTTGGGGGTGACCAGCAAAAAGCCGCTGGTGCTCTATAGCGCGCACGACCCGGGGCCGGCGGCGCGGGTGTGGTGGCTGGCCCGGGTTGCGGGCTTTCCCAACGCCGCGGTGCTCGATGGCGGCGTGCAGGCGTGGCAGGAGTCCGGGCGCGAGGTAGCGCCGATTGAGCGGGCGGAGTGCGGTGCGGGGACGGGGGCGTCGATAAGCGGGGAGGACACGCCCGTGGAATGGGAGCGCCTTGCCGATGCACCTGCCGTGCGCGAGGCGCTGACCAGCTATAACTCTTTTGTGGTGGATGTGCGCAGCGCGCAGCGGTTCCAGGGCACTGGCTCGGAGCCGCTTACGGGCGTGCGCGCCGGACACGTCCCGGGCTCTTTTAACCTTCCGGTGTCCCGGCTGCTGCGCGTCACGGAGGCCGGCGGGTGGAGGCTGCGCGACGTCGATGAGCTGCGCGACATCTTTGAGCCCATCATCGGGCCCGCAGGGGCGGTGACCTTCTTAAGCGGCACGGCGCTTGATGCGTGCGTGGGCGCTTTGGCGGCCAACGTCGCGGGCTACGGTGACGTGCAGGTCTATGAGGGATCGTGGGCGGAATGGGGCTGGGCGCACAATGATCCGCAGGACTTCCCCGTAGCCACCGGCCCGTCTGGAGAACCCCGGTGA
- the scpB gene encoding SMC-Scp complex subunit ScpB: MSPDAPASWEISRLRSQIESLLLVADQPVATEVLARLVEAEPAQVAAVCTQWAQELSERGSGIDLRCVEAAAGEAPGWRLYTSRDNAPTVEKFLLDGSQSRLSRAALETLAVVAYRQPVTRAQVSAVRGVNVDGVMRTLAVRGLIREVDPDPATGAHRWVTTELFLEQLGIDSLDRLPDLAPLLPDLDHIDLEDLPD; the protein is encoded by the coding sequence GTGAGCCCCGACGCGCCGGCCTCCTGGGAGATCAGTCGCCTGCGCAGTCAGATTGAATCGCTGCTGCTCGTTGCGGATCAGCCGGTGGCCACCGAGGTCCTGGCCCGGCTCGTGGAGGCGGAGCCCGCGCAGGTCGCGGCGGTGTGCACACAATGGGCGCAGGAACTCTCCGAGCGCGGCAGCGGCATCGATCTGCGGTGCGTGGAAGCGGCCGCGGGGGAGGCGCCCGGCTGGCGGCTGTATACCAGCCGCGACAATGCGCCCACGGTGGAGAAATTCCTCCTCGACGGCAGCCAATCGCGGCTGTCCCGGGCCGCGCTGGAAACGCTTGCCGTGGTGGCCTACCGCCAGCCGGTCACCCGCGCCCAGGTTTCCGCGGTGCGCGGCGTCAACGTCGATGGGGTGATGCGCACCCTCGCGGTGCGTGGGCTGATCCGGGAGGTAGACCCCGACCCGGCGACCGGGGCACACCGCTGGGTAACCACAGAATTGTTCCTGGAGCAGCTGGGCATCGACTCGCTGGACCGGCTGCCAGATCTTGCGCCGCTGCTGCCGGACCTGGACCACATTGATCTGGAGGATCTTCCGGATTAG
- a CDS encoding pseudouridine synthase, translating into MPVSQARPARHQHVDVSARRAAAARSEGEGVRLQKVLAQAGVASRRHAEVLIDAGRVEVNGSTVTRQGVRVDPNVDIIRVDGVRVNVNEDLQYFVLNKPRGVHSTMSDELGRPCLGDIVGEKIAAGQRLFHVGRLDADTEGLIMLTNDGELANRLMHPRYEVSKTYLATVLGEADRTLVKALKDGIELEDGRTAVDFAQIVDVNNGLSLVRVELHEGRKHVVRRLLKAAGYPVQRLVRTKIHTVALGEQKPGGLRALNNSELTSLFKAVGM; encoded by the coding sequence ATCCCCGTGTCCCAGGCCCGCCCGGCCCGCCACCAGCACGTCGACGTGTCTGCCCGGCGCGCCGCGGCGGCCCGCTCTGAGGGGGAGGGGGTGCGTCTGCAGAAGGTCCTCGCCCAGGCTGGGGTGGCGTCGCGCCGCCATGCCGAGGTCCTTATTGACGCCGGCCGCGTGGAGGTCAACGGCTCCACGGTGACCCGTCAGGGGGTGCGCGTGGACCCGAACGTGGACATTATTCGTGTCGATGGGGTGCGCGTCAACGTCAACGAGGACCTGCAGTACTTTGTGCTCAACAAGCCCCGTGGCGTGCACTCGACGATGAGCGATGAGCTGGGTCGGCCCTGCCTGGGCGACATCGTGGGCGAGAAGATTGCCGCTGGCCAGCGGCTGTTCCACGTGGGGCGCCTTGATGCCGATACAGAAGGCCTGATCATGCTCACCAATGACGGCGAGCTGGCCAACCGGCTGATGCACCCACGCTATGAGGTGTCCAAGACCTACCTGGCCACCGTGCTTGGCGAGGCCGACCGCACCCTGGTGAAGGCCCTCAAGGACGGCATCGAGCTCGAAGACGGCCGCACCGCCGTGGACTTTGCACAGATCGTGGACGTCAACAATGGCCTGTCCCTGGTTCGCGTGGAGCTGCACGAGGGGCGCAAGCACGTGGTGCGTCGCCTGCTGAAGGCGGCGGGCTATCCGGTGCAGCGCCTGGTGCGCACCAAGATCCATACCGTGGCGCTCGGCGAGCAAAAGCCGGGCGGCCTGCGGGCGCTGAACAACTCGGAGCTGACCAGCCTGTTTAAGGCGGTGGGAATGTGA
- the cmk gene encoding (d)CMP kinase, translated as MPDGGLVLAVDGPSGTGKSTTCRTLAAQLGARYVDTGAMYRVATLAVLRAGVDPADADAVIAATSDLGLGISDDPHSHEVLLDGEDVSGPIRGAEVTAAVSAVSAIPEVRANLVALQRDLTRRAHRAIVEGRDIGTVVLVDAPAKVFLTASPQVRAQRRYDQDRLAGRPADLEATLADVMRRDEADSSRAASPLRPAADAVVVDTSELSPQQVIEQLIDIVRRSAPQQEGQGS; from the coding sequence ATGCCGGACGGGGGACTGGTGCTTGCCGTCGACGGCCCCTCCGGGACAGGAAAGTCCACCACCTGCCGCACCCTGGCCGCCCAGTTGGGGGCCCGTTACGTGGACACCGGGGCGATGTACCGCGTGGCCACGTTGGCGGTGCTGCGGGCGGGCGTGGACCCGGCGGACGCGGACGCCGTGATCGCTGCGACGTCCGACCTGGGCCTTGGGATCAGCGATGATCCGCACTCCCATGAGGTGCTTCTCGACGGCGAAGACGTCTCCGGGCCCATCCGGGGTGCGGAGGTGACCGCCGCGGTCTCCGCCGTTTCCGCGATACCCGAAGTTCGCGCCAACCTTGTGGCCCTGCAGCGCGACCTGACGCGCAGAGCTCACCGCGCGATTGTGGAGGGCCGCGACATCGGCACGGTGGTGCTTGTCGACGCCCCCGCCAAGGTGTTTCTCACCGCCTCACCGCAGGTGCGGGCACAACGCCGCTATGACCAGGACCGCTTGGCTGGACGGCCGGCTGATCTCGAGGCCACGCTGGCAGACGTCATGCGCCGCGACGAGGCGGATTCCTCCCGGGCGGCCTCCCCGCTGCGCCCCGCCGCGGACGCGGTGGTGGTTGACACCTCGGAGCTCAGCCCGCAGCAGGTCATTGAGCAACTCATTGATATTGTGCGCCGCAGCGCACCGCAGCAGGAAGGACAGGGCTCATGA
- the der gene encoding ribosome biogenesis GTPase Der — protein MSDHDGTAEDRTQASELAPQEPETQFFGHTDQVDYDDTPVPGGGWAASDFDLSEFGDADLAEDDWQALEAEFGVEATPNVEEALCTVAVVGRPNVGKSSLVNRFLGRREAVVEDTPGVTRDRVSYLAEWTNRRFWVQDTGGWDPNVRGIHAAIARQAEGAMETADVIVFVVDSKVGVTATDEVMARRLQKSSVPVILVANKFDSDTQLADVAEFYALGLGEPYPVSAQHGRGNADVLDEILRSFPQTPRATSIVSGPRRVALVGRPNVGKSSLLNKFTGEQRAVVDNVAGTTVDPVDSIVELDQRTWRFVDTAGLRKKVKNAQGHEYYASLRTRGIIDAAEVCVMLIDASQPVTEQDQRVLAMILEAGKALVIAFNKWDLMDEDRRWELDRELDQQLAHVPWVTRINISAKTGRALQRLEPAMIEALDNWDKRISTGQLNNWVRATIAKNPPPMKNNRLPRVLFATQATTRPPTVVLFTTGFLDAGYRRYLERMFREEFGFHGTPVRFAVRIRERKQRKK, from the coding sequence ATGAGCGACCACGATGGAACCGCTGAGGACCGCACGCAGGCCAGTGAGCTGGCGCCGCAGGAGCCGGAGACCCAGTTCTTTGGCCACACGGACCAGGTGGACTATGACGACACCCCGGTGCCAGGCGGCGGTTGGGCCGCCTCCGATTTTGATCTCTCCGAGTTTGGCGACGCGGACCTGGCCGAGGACGACTGGCAGGCCCTAGAGGCCGAATTCGGCGTCGAGGCGACCCCCAACGTCGAGGAGGCCCTGTGCACCGTTGCTGTGGTAGGCCGCCCGAATGTGGGCAAGTCCTCGCTGGTCAACCGCTTCCTTGGGCGTCGCGAGGCCGTGGTGGAAGACACCCCTGGGGTGACCCGGGACCGGGTGTCCTACCTGGCTGAGTGGACCAACCGGCGCTTCTGGGTGCAAGATACCGGCGGGTGGGACCCCAACGTGCGGGGCATCCACGCCGCCATCGCCCGGCAGGCCGAGGGCGCGATGGAGACCGCGGACGTCATCGTCTTTGTGGTGGACTCCAAGGTGGGCGTCACAGCCACGGACGAGGTGATGGCTCGCCGGCTGCAGAAGTCCTCCGTGCCCGTGATCCTGGTGGCCAACAAGTTTGATTCGGACACCCAGCTGGCGGACGTGGCGGAGTTCTATGCCCTGGGTTTGGGCGAGCCCTACCCGGTTTCGGCGCAGCATGGCCGGGGTAACGCGGACGTGCTGGATGAGATCTTGCGCTCTTTCCCGCAGACCCCGCGGGCGACGTCGATCGTCTCGGGCCCGCGGCGCGTGGCGCTGGTGGGCCGCCCGAATGTGGGCAAGTCCTCGCTGCTTAATAAGTTCACCGGCGAGCAGCGTGCGGTGGTAGATAACGTGGCGGGAACCACGGTGGATCCGGTGGATTCGATCGTGGAGCTCGACCAGCGCACGTGGCGTTTTGTGGACACCGCGGGTTTGCGCAAGAAGGTGAAGAATGCGCAGGGCCACGAGTATTACGCGTCGCTACGCACGCGGGGCATCATCGACGCCGCCGAGGTGTGCGTCATGCTTATCGACGCCTCCCAGCCAGTCACGGAGCAAGATCAGCGGGTGCTCGCGATGATCCTGGAGGCGGGCAAGGCGTTGGTCATTGCCTTTAACAAGTGGGACCTCATGGATGAGGATCGCCGCTGGGAGTTGGACCGCGAGCTGGATCAGCAGTTGGCGCATGTGCCGTGGGTGACGCGGATTAACATCTCCGCCAAGACCGGTCGCGCGCTCCAGCGCCTCGAACCGGCGATGATTGAAGCCTTGGATAACTGGGACAAGCGCATTTCTACAGGCCAGTTGAATAACTGGGTGCGTGCGACCATTGCCAAGAATCCGCCGCCGATGAAGAATAATCGGCTGCCGCGGGTGCTTTTTGCCACGCAGGCCACCACTCGTCCGCCCACAGTGGTGCTGTTTACCACGGGTTTCCTTGATGCCGGCTACCGCCGCTATTTGGAGCGGATGTTCCGCGAGGAGTTCGGTTTTCACGGCACTCCGGTGCGTTTTGCGGTGCGCATTAGGGAGCGCAAGCAGCGGAAGAAGTAG
- a CDS encoding anaerobic C4-dicarboxylate transporter produces MLASVLDPTSVLAIVLQVLVILSCLLVGTRFGGIGLGLISGIGLLVLVFAFGLTPGEPPVSVMLTIVAVIGCAATLQQAGGLDVMMQFAERILRRNPSMVTILAPLTTWTLTVLCGTGHVVYTMFPIIEDIAVKKGIRPERPMAVSSTAAQMGITASPVSVATVSLASILAEHAGVIDKAYSIPQILSVALPASLCGVLLAALWSVRRGKDLDQDPEFQRRLQDPEFREQVYSHSETLIGKVFPASAFRAMYIFFTGIIVVVVLGAFDGLRPSFPGKDGTLTPLSMNLVIQMVMLVSGAAILLSCKVEHAKIASTAVFKAGMTAVFSVFGVAWMADTFFGTHIDALESGLGSVVSSAPWMYAIALLIVSKLVNSQGAALVAIAPIGLHLGIDPAVIVGFYGAAYGYWILPTYPSDLACIGFDTTGTTRIGKFVINHSFLIPGAICVATSCVVGSLLAQVVL; encoded by the coding sequence ATGCTTGCCTCGGTGCTCGACCCAACGTCGGTGCTGGCCATTGTCCTTCAGGTCCTTGTCATCCTGAGCTGTCTGCTCGTCGGAACACGCTTCGGAGGGATTGGCCTGGGCCTTATCTCGGGGATTGGGCTGTTGGTCCTGGTCTTTGCCTTCGGACTGACCCCGGGGGAGCCGCCCGTCTCCGTCATGCTGACCATCGTGGCGGTTATTGGATGTGCGGCAACGTTGCAACAAGCCGGCGGCCTGGATGTGATGATGCAGTTCGCAGAGCGCATCTTGCGCCGCAACCCGTCGATGGTGACCATTCTGGCGCCCCTGACCACCTGGACGCTGACGGTGCTGTGCGGTACCGGGCACGTGGTCTACACCATGTTTCCCATCATCGAGGACATCGCCGTGAAGAAGGGCATCCGCCCCGAGCGCCCCATGGCCGTGTCCTCCACGGCCGCGCAGATGGGCATCACGGCCTCCCCGGTCTCCGTTGCCACCGTCTCCCTGGCCTCCATCCTGGCCGAGCACGCTGGCGTGATTGATAAGGCCTACTCCATCCCGCAGATCCTGTCCGTGGCCCTGCCGGCCTCCCTGTGCGGCGTGTTGTTGGCGGCCCTGTGGTCCGTGCGCCGCGGCAAGGATCTGGACCAGGATCCGGAGTTCCAGCGGCGCTTGCAGGACCCGGAGTTTCGGGAGCAGGTGTATAGCCACTCGGAGACGCTGATTGGCAAGGTGTTCCCGGCCTCGGCCTTCCGCGCAATGTACATCTTCTTTACCGGCATCATCGTGGTGGTCGTGCTGGGTGCCTTTGACGGCCTGCGCCCCAGCTTCCCGGGCAAGGACGGCACCCTGACCCCGCTGTCGATGAACCTGGTTATCCAGATGGTCATGCTCGTCTCGGGCGCGGCGATCCTGCTGTCCTGCAAGGTTGAGCACGCCAAGATCGCCTCTACCGCGGTATTTAAGGCCGGAATGACGGCGGTGTTTTCCGTCTTTGGTGTCGCCTGGATGGCCGATACTTTCTTTGGCACCCACATTGATGCGCTGGAGTCCGGACTGGGAAGCGTGGTTTCTTCCGCGCCGTGGATGTATGCCATTGCTTTGCTCATCGTGTCCAAGCTGGTCAATTCCCAGGGCGCGGCGCTGGTGGCTATCGCCCCCATTGGGCTGCACCTGGGCATCGACCCGGCCGTCATCGTCGGATTCTATGGCGCCGCCTACGGCTACTGGATTCTGCCCACCTATCCTTCAGACCTGGCCTGCATCGGGTTTGATACCACCGGTACCACGCGCATCGGGAAGTTTGTGATCAACCACTCCTTCCTCATCCCGGGCGCCATTTGTGTGGCCACCTCCTGCGTGGTGGGCTCCCTGCTGGCCCAGGTGGTGCTCTAG
- a CDS encoding class I SAM-dependent methyltransferase, which translates to MNSSHVPAFRPPSRRQRPHFASPEQRVHTAGAFARGASRYHDVRPGYPHEVARLCGRARLVAEVGAGTGKFTESLLNCGYRVVASDPSPDMTRVLSSWAPVPILRATAEATALADASVDAVACAQTWHWVTVPAACTEFDRIVAPGGRVVLAWNTLDVADPWVLRLARIMHSGDILRKGFSPEVARPWHIAQEVRLRWTQTMQARDLFTLAATRSFWLRASPAARNRLKENLTWYLFEHTALGPYDPVVLPYRTDAFALER; encoded by the coding sequence ATGAATTCCTCGCATGTACCAGCTTTTCGCCCGCCATCGCGCAGGCAGCGCCCGCATTTTGCGTCCCCGGAGCAGCGTGTGCACACTGCGGGCGCCTTTGCGCGCGGGGCGAGCCGCTATCATGACGTCCGCCCCGGGTACCCCCATGAGGTGGCCCGGCTGTGTGGGCGCGCCCGCCTGGTCGCCGAGGTTGGCGCAGGTACCGGGAAATTCACGGAATCGCTTCTCAATTGCGGCTATCGCGTGGTGGCCTCCGACCCCAGCCCGGATATGACTCGAGTGCTCTCCTCCTGGGCTCCCGTTCCCATCCTGCGCGCCACGGCGGAGGCTACCGCGCTTGCCGACGCCTCCGTGGACGCCGTGGCCTGCGCCCAGACGTGGCACTGGGTCACCGTCCCCGCCGCCTGCACCGAGTTCGATCGGATTGTTGCCCCGGGCGGGCGCGTGGTGCTGGCGTGGAACACTCTCGACGTGGCGGACCCCTGGGTGCTGCGGCTGGCCCGCATCATGCATTCTGGGGACATCCTGCGGAAGGGGTTTAGCCCGGAGGTAGCCCGCCCCTGGCACATCGCACAGGAGGTGCGCCTGCGCTGGACGCAGACGATGCAGGCGCGCGACCTCTTTACTCTCGCCGCGACGCGCTCTTTTTGGCTGCGTGCCTCCCCGGCAGCGCGCAACAGGCTGAAGGAAAACTTGACCTGGTACCTCTTCGAGCACACCGCATTGGGTCCCTATGACCCTGTGGTGCTGCCCTACCGCACCGATGCCTTTGCCCTGGAGCGCTAG
- a CDS encoding alpha/beta hydrolase family esterase, with translation MRRTQLAAMLLAVGVMLGIFLTVVLDSVARQSHQQASAITGVAEPFTQVAPGTTETFSLVSAELNRTFLLSRPATPVPAAGYPVIFMFHGWQETAAQMRDYSQMDHADALVVYADGIARAWAGGPYSKTNQNGGDEVLVRDILARLSATYPIDGQRVFAVGLSNGGGFTALLSCRAPDIIHAVAEVSAANYSAVRRNCSPTPVPTLSIHGTNDGVMHFDGGTRHGSPYDAVPAARRFDSNRNGCTGENIIPQGPAIDYYQQQGCQVPTDFYTIKGGVHIWDGAPADANASVPKGFATDKVLEFFGVGRQPEQPVEPPPPAPPEPAPQPEEPVPPELPELP, from the coding sequence ATGAGACGAACACAACTCGCGGCGATGCTTCTCGCCGTGGGGGTGATGCTGGGCATCTTTTTGACGGTGGTCCTCGACTCCGTGGCCCGACAGTCTCACCAGCAGGCGAGCGCCATCACCGGCGTTGCCGAACCATTTACGCAGGTCGCTCCGGGAACAACGGAGACCTTTTCTTTAGTATCGGCAGAGCTTAACCGCACCTTTTTGCTCAGTCGGCCGGCAACCCCCGTGCCAGCAGCCGGCTACCCAGTGATCTTCATGTTCCACGGCTGGCAGGAAACCGCAGCACAGATGCGCGACTACTCCCAAATGGACCATGCCGACGCACTGGTTGTCTACGCCGACGGCATCGCCCGAGCATGGGCGGGAGGGCCCTATTCCAAAACCAACCAAAATGGAGGCGACGAGGTCCTAGTACGCGACATTTTGGCCCGACTCTCAGCAACCTATCCCATTGATGGACAACGCGTCTTCGCTGTCGGACTGTCCAACGGTGGAGGGTTTACCGCGTTGCTGAGCTGCCGGGCCCCAGACATCATCCACGCCGTGGCTGAAGTCTCCGCGGCGAACTACTCAGCAGTGCGCAGAAACTGTTCACCTACTCCCGTGCCTACGCTGTCGATCCACGGGACCAATGATGGCGTCATGCACTTTGATGGCGGCACCCGCCACGGCTCGCCCTATGACGCGGTGCCGGCTGCACGACGCTTCGATTCCAACCGCAACGGCTGCACCGGGGAGAACATTATCCCGCAAGGCCCAGCCATCGATTACTACCAACAACAAGGCTGCCAGGTGCCCACGGACTTCTACACCATCAAGGGCGGGGTCCACATCTGGGACGGCGCCCCCGCGGACGCCAACGCCTCGGTGCCCAAGGGTTTTGCCACGGACAAGGTCCTCGAGTTCTTCGGGGTGGGCCGCCAGCCCGAGCAGCCCGTGGAGCCGCCACCGCCGGCACCGCCGGAGCCTGCCCCGCAACCCGAGGAGCCGGTGCCGCCGGAGCTGCCCGAGTTGCCTTAA
- a CDS encoding YchJ family protein → MNQVNIYPDSRRCPCGTGLSYGECCRRYHAGHTAPTAAALMRSRFSAFAVGDADYLLATWDPATRPADLDLKDSPVRFYRLEIYATTGGGLLDERGTVDFEAFFKPLPGSGAAAGSQRENSEFVRRDGRWFYVQESSL, encoded by the coding sequence ATGAACCAGGTCAACATCTATCCGGATTCGCGGCGCTGCCCCTGCGGCACTGGCCTGTCCTACGGCGAGTGCTGCCGCCGCTACCACGCCGGCCACACCGCCCCCACCGCCGCGGCGCTCATGCGCTCCCGGTTTAGCGCCTTCGCCGTCGGCGATGCCGACTATCTGCTGGCCACCTGGGATCCGGCTACCCGCCCGGCAGACCTGGATCTGAAAGACTCCCCCGTGCGCTTCTACCGGCTGGAGATCTACGCCACCACCGGAGGCGGCCTGCTCGACGAGCGGGGCACCGTCGACTTTGAGGCGTTTTTCAAGCCGCTGCCGGGGTCGGGGGCCGCCGCCGGTTCGCAGCGGGAGAACTCCGAGTTCGTCCGCCGCGATGGCCGCTGGTTTTACGTCCAGGAATCATCCTTGTGA
- a CDS encoding alpha/beta hydrolase family protein, producing MYSRTVSLTSSQGTAMAGTIDLPDTPPLAYAIFAHCFTGSRFTPAASRIAKKLTDFGIATLRFDFPGLGQSEGDFAETSFSSNVEDLRCAYEFMEANYAAPQLMIGHSLGGAAVLRAAGQLKGLKAVATVGAPFDPAHSVLHYADRIKEVDEHGAVTVILGGREIVISRPFLEDLAETNVEAYLPRLRRPLLIVHSPVDQTVGVDNAQKIFQLTRYPKSLVSLDKADHLLTRQGAAARAGEIIGTWVKPYLVPVNQETSPEPGTVVSTPAGGSRQADTVTLATGRLTTDLPRERGGKSAGHSPDDLVLAALSADAAEAIRTAARAQRITLDDVSVTLTRTAPRQARRTIALSPEPSATERATLVAAADGTDLRAVLAGLDIQDA from the coding sequence GTGTATTCACGCACCGTCTCGCTCACGTCCTCCCAGGGCACCGCCATGGCCGGCACCATCGATCTGCCTGATACGCCGCCGCTGGCCTACGCCATCTTCGCGCACTGTTTCACCGGCTCCCGGTTCACCCCGGCGGCGTCACGCATAGCCAAAAAGCTGACCGATTTTGGCATCGCCACCTTGCGCTTCGACTTCCCCGGCCTCGGCCAATCCGAAGGCGACTTCGCGGAGACGAGCTTTAGCTCCAACGTGGAGGACCTGCGCTGCGCCTACGAGTTCATGGAGGCCAACTACGCCGCCCCGCAGCTGATGATCGGCCACTCACTCGGCGGGGCCGCCGTCCTGCGCGCCGCCGGTCAACTCAAAGGCCTCAAGGCGGTGGCCACCGTGGGCGCTCCCTTCGACCCGGCGCACTCCGTGCTCCACTACGCAGACCGCATCAAGGAGGTCGATGAGCATGGGGCGGTGACGGTGATCCTCGGCGGGCGCGAGATCGTCATCTCCCGGCCCTTCCTCGAAGACCTCGCAGAGACCAACGTGGAGGCCTACCTGCCGCGGCTGCGCCGCCCGCTTTTGATCGTCCATTCCCCCGTCGACCAGACCGTGGGCGTGGACAACGCCCAGAAGATCTTCCAGCTCACCCGCTACCCTAAGTCCCTGGTCAGCCTGGATAAGGCCGATCATCTGCTCACCCGCCAGGGCGCGGCCGCGCGCGCCGGGGAGATCATTGGCACCTGGGTTAAGCCCTACCTGGTTCCGGTTAACCAGGAAACCTCACCGGAGCCGGGAACCGTGGTGTCCACCCCGGCAGGCGGCTCCCGGCAGGCAGACACCGTGACGTTGGCTACCGGGCGGCTGACCACGGACCTTCCCCGCGAGCGGGGCGGCAAGTCCGCAGGCCACAGCCCGGATGATCTTGTCCTGGCCGCCCTGAGCGCCGACGCCGCCGAGGCCATCCGCACCGCCGCGCGCGCCCAGCGCATCACGCTTGACGACGTCTCTGTCACCCTCACCCGCACCGCTCCCCGCCAGGCACGGCGCACCATCGCCCTGAGCCCAGAGCCCAGCGCGACCGAGCGGGCCACCCTGGTGGCGGCCGCCGATGGCACCGACCTGCGCGCCGTCCTGGCCGGCCTAGACATCCAGGATGCCTAG